A window of Gammaproteobacteria bacterium genomic DNA:
ACAGCAACTCGTCCGCTATGATCAAGCCTTGGCTATGCGTGAATCCTACCTGGAACAAATCAATACACTCAATACCGATAAAGCGCTGCTGGAGTATTTCCTCGAAGAGAGTACGGCAGAACTGGCGTCGGCGTCCTTGCAGCAAAAAATAAAACAAATTATTCAAAAAAATGAAGCTCGCCTCAACAGCAGTCAGATGCTTGTTTCCAATGCCACAGCCAAGCAGGCGTTGTCTCTATACCCGGTAACCTTAAAGGTGGTTATGAAGGCGGATATGCGGGCGATGCAGCGTATTTTCTATGAACTGGTCAATGCCAGGCCGGTTTTGTTTGTTCATGATGTGAATATTAAAAGCCATGGAAATCGACGTTTTCTGCAAACCACCGACGGAACGCAAATGCTGGATGTGGTGTTTCAATTAACGGCTTATATGCGACCGCCAATGCCGCAAGGGAAAGAGGAGAGCTAGGTATGTCTGTGCTCCGATCAGTATTGCTCATGACGATGGCGCTGTTACTGGCTGTTCTGTATTACCAGGTTCAGAAAACCGGCGTTATGTCAGAAGATGGTGTTTTGGTTGCGCAAGATCAGCTTTTGAGCGGGCAAAAAAAATCGAAAACTAAGATCGGTAACCATGGGGACGGTAATTATTCGGTGGGCAGTAAAGTGGGAAAACCGCAGCAGCGTATGTTGGGGGTGGCTTCCCCTATTTATGCTTATCGAGAAATGGTTGAAAGACCCTTGTTCAGCCAGAGTCGTCGACCAGAGGCTCGCGTTGATGCATCGGTGTCGTCAAATGAACCACTAAAACCGGTGAATTTGGATGCTTTTCCCTGGCAGCTTAGCGGTATTTCCATTAAGGGTAAGAACAGAGCTGCTTTGATTTGGCACAAAAGTTTACGGCAGTCTTTTACGGTGAATGAAAGGGATAGTGAGCAGGGATGGACTATCAGGAAAATTTTAGCGGATTCGGTGGTGATGCAGGAAAGGGATAATGCAACCAATAAAGTAGAGTTATATTTGAGGGGGCCGGTACAGTTGGCAAAGTAGCTGCGGAATAACGTAGTGGTGGCTTTACCGCGATGTGTGATGAAAATACAAAATCAATTGGGTTTATGGCGAAAAATTTATTTGAACAAAGCTTGGCCGGCCTGGGAGGGTTCCTTTGCTATTTTGCTAGTTTGGGGGTTGCAGGGTTGTGGTGTGACTGCGGGCGTAACATCGCCACTGCAAGCACTGCAACCACAACAACCGCAGGTGGGTATTTCCTTGGCGCAAGAAAACGCAAATCAAGAGCACATGCCGGGCGGCAGGCCGGATCAAAGTCGGTCGTTACAAGATAGTCTGATTTCAGGGACGGGCGTTTTTCTGAATTCGCAGTTCCGGGATGCTGGAAATTCCGTGCGCCACGGTAAAAAAGGTGGCGTGACACTGAATTTTGAAAAAGCGGATATTAGCAAAGTTGTGGACATGATGTTGGGGAATCTGCTCAAGGTGAATTATTTTGTCGACCCGGCAGTGCGGGGAAGTGTGACCCTGCAAACATCCCGCCCCATTCGCGATGCCGATGTGCTGCCCATACTGGAGAATATTCTTAAAACCAATAATGCCAAACTACTGCATAGTAACGGTTTATATCAGATTGTTCCCGAAAAAAGTCATACTGTTGCCAGCGCCGGTCTGGGGAGGCGCGCAGTCGGTGCCGGTACCGGTTTGCACATTCTGCCTCTGCGTTATATCGGTGCAGAGCAGATGGCGGCAGTGTTGCAACCGTTGGCAGATAAAGGTGCCGCGGTTATCGTGGATAAAGACCGCAACTTGCTCATGTTGGAAGCTTCGGCGCAGGACTTGAGTGTTATGTTGGAACTGGCGGATATGTTTGATGTGGATTGGCTCCAGGGTATGTCGATTGCTTTGTTGCAGGTGAGGCACGCCAGTGCGGAGACTTTGGTTAAGGAGTTGGACGGTATCTTTCTGTCTCAAAGTAAACAATCTCCGCTCAATGGGGTTTTACGCTTTGTGCCAATAGAGCGACTCAACGCTATACTGGCAATCAGTACCCAAGGTCAGTACCTGGGGCGAGTGCAGGAGTGGCTGCAGCGTTTGGATGTGCCGGGTAGCGGCGAAGGCGAGCAATTGTTTGTCTATCCAGTGGAAAACGGAAACGCGGCCGATCTCGCCGGCACTTTGAACGAGTTGTTTGCCGATGTGGGTGCAGTGCCGGCGTCAGGGAAGAATGAATCCACTGCGGATTTGGCTCCAGGCCTGAAGCCCGTAACGTTGTCCAGTCTCGGAGAAACGGCTGCGGCTAAACCGCCAGCGGTCCCGGCATCGCAGCAGAGCAGCGCTCCGATGCAAGGAGCCGAAAAATCCGTCGGTGTGGTGGCTGCCGTAGGCGGTCACATCCGAATCATGGCGGCCAAGGATAACAATGTGTTGCTCATACTGGCCAGTCCGTCTGATTATTCCCGCATTGAGACCGCCATCAAAAAACTGGATGTGGCGCCATTGCAGGTGTTGGTTGAGGCCTCAATCATTGATGTGCGCTTGAGCGGTGAGCTGAACTATGGAATGCAGTGGTTTTTCAACAACCGTTTGGGGAGCAACTACAGTGGCGACGGGTCTGTTGGGGGCGCGTTGTCCTTTTCACCCACGTTTAGTTATAACGTGGTAAATCGTAGTGATCAGTTACGCAGCCTGTTAGGGTTGTTGGCCTCCGACGGTAAAGTCGATGTCTTATCATCCCCAAGCCTGATGGTACGTAACAATCAAACGGCCAATATTCGAGTAGGTGACCAACAGCCTGTTTCCACCGCCTTGGTGTCCGCAGAAGGTAAAGTCGTGGCGTCATCGGTTCAGTTCAAGGATACCGGGGTGCTGTTGGAGGTGACGCCGAGAGTGAATTCAGGTGGTATGGTTTCTTTGGATGTTATTCAGGAAGTGACCGACGTGGGCGATATTGACGAAGCCACAGGACAGCGAGCTTTTCTGCGCCGTTCCATTCAAAGTACGGTGGCGGTGAACAGCGGTGAGACCGTAGTGCTGGGAGGCTTGATTCGGGAAAACAAGGTGCAAGGTAAAACCGGTGTACCGGTGTTGCGGGACATTCCTTTTTTAGGGTGGTTGTTTGGTAAAACCATTACCAGTACCAGTCGTACCGAGCTGTTGATTATGCTCACGC
This region includes:
- the gspM gene encoding type II secretion system protein GspM → MAKLSVPGDAGQRKFLAMALLGMFLSAVYLLLVYPMQEQYTELEQRHARLLQQLVRYDQALAMRESYLEQINTLNTDKALLEYFLEESTAELASASLQQKIKQIIQKNEARLNSSQMLVSNATAKQALSLYPVTLKVVMKADMRAMQRIFYELVNARPVLFVHDVNIKSHGNRRFLQTTDGTQMLDVVFQLTAYMRPPMPQGKEES
- the gspD gene encoding type II secretion system secretin GspD; translation: MKIQNQLGLWRKIYLNKAWPAWEGSFAILLVWGLQGCGVTAGVTSPLQALQPQQPQVGISLAQENANQEHMPGGRPDQSRSLQDSLISGTGVFLNSQFRDAGNSVRHGKKGGVTLNFEKADISKVVDMMLGNLLKVNYFVDPAVRGSVTLQTSRPIRDADVLPILENILKTNNAKLLHSNGLYQIVPEKSHTVASAGLGRRAVGAGTGLHILPLRYIGAEQMAAVLQPLADKGAAVIVDKDRNLLMLEASAQDLSVMLELADMFDVDWLQGMSIALLQVRHASAETLVKELDGIFLSQSKQSPLNGVLRFVPIERLNAILAISTQGQYLGRVQEWLQRLDVPGSGEGEQLFVYPVENGNAADLAGTLNELFADVGAVPASGKNESTADLAPGLKPVTLSSLGETAAAKPPAVPASQQSSAPMQGAEKSVGVVAAVGGHIRIMAAKDNNVLLILASPSDYSRIETAIKKLDVAPLQVLVEASIIDVRLSGELNYGMQWFFNNRLGSNYSGDGSVGGALSFSPTFSYNVVNRSDQLRSLLGLLASDGKVDVLSSPSLMVRNNQTANIRVGDQQPVSTALVSAEGKVVASSVQFKDTGVLLEVTPRVNSGGMVSLDVIQEVTDVGDIDEATGQRAFLRRSIQSTVAVNSGETVVLGGLIRENKVQGKTGVPVLRDIPFLGWLFGKTITSTSRTELLIMLTPKVIRNSSEARRVTAEYRQKLRYIESSLPPPSTINTGVAPAALQRDSKNTAIQATDIQSADRQSEKTLGQ